From Penaeus monodon isolate SGIC_2016 chromosome 42, NSTDA_Pmon_1, whole genome shotgun sequence, one genomic window encodes:
- the LOC119599052 gene encoding alpha-(1,3)-fucosyltransferase C-like: MNLKKIIPAAVFGASFLVFLQFQSYETVWRLLSGPVVAERLATGGRGAVADPPGAPEPVGSPRPSPPASEESPRPLPPAPEGSPLVQPGEKSSPLKKVVVLSTRFFRLANSSMLLSQGCPEWRCLITSNASEAESADAVVFNTKFTGPNTVPRKRHAHQRYIWVNHESPVNTRRRLIKKTHFFNWTYTYHTNSDLFSPYGALVPLAAKKLPVRAPTPSDSRSTFLEYKQDLEAGVSLEDDSSRDWSAFLRRPRLAAWMVSHCRTSSHRERYVKKLQEYIPVTVYGRCSRRRCVKSSQNKVCFTSVLVPSYSFYLSFENSICNDYITEKLWNALQYGLVPVVYGGANYSALLPPNSYIDANTLKPEDLAKLLKSIAASPREYGRYHLWRLYWKVVQMWPHCELCYKLHNDHNVTIYSNVYSWWGTVGKCRRSTII; this comes from the exons ATGAACCTCAAGAAAATAATTCCCGCGGCTGTCTTCGGCGCCTCCTTCCTGGTCTTCTTGCAGTTCCAGTCATACGAGACCGTGTGGCGCCTCCTCTCCGGGCCAGTCGTTGCAGAGAGACTGGCAACGGGGGGGCGCGGCGCCGTGGCTGACCCGCCTGGGGCACCCGAACCCGTCGGATCGCCACGCCCCTCTCCCCCGGCTTCTGAAGAATCGCCACGCCCCTTGCCTCCGGCTCCTGAAGGATCGCCTCTCGTCCAGCCAGGCGAGAAGTCGTCCCCGCTCAAGAAAGTGGTCGTCCTCTCGACCAGGTTCTTCAGACTGGCGAACAGCTCGATGCTCTTGTCCCAGGGCTGTCCCGAGTGGCGGTGCCTCATCACCTCGAACGCGAGCGAGGCTGAGAGCGCGGACGCCGTTGTCTTTAACACCAAGTTTACAGGTCCGAATACGGTGCCCAGGAAGCGCCACGCCCACCAGCGTTACATCTGGGTGAACCACGAGTCGCCAGTGAATACCCGCAGGAGGCTTATAAAGAAAACGCATTTCTTTAACTGGACCTACACGTACCACACAAACTCGGATCTCTTCTCCCCTTACGGCGCGCTCGTGCCGCTCGCGG CAAAGAAGCTCCCCGTGCGAGCGCCGACCCCCAGCGACAGCAGAAGCACTTTCCTCGAGTACAAGCAGGACCTCGAGGCCGGAGTCTCGCTCGAGGACGACTCGAGCCGAGACTGGTCGGCGTTCCTCCGTCGCCCTCGACTGGCGGCGTGGATGGTCTCGCACTGCCGCACTTCCTCGC ATCGCGAGAGGTACGTGAAGAAACTACAAGAGTACATTCCAGTGACCGTGTATGGGAGGTGCAGTAGGAGGAGGTGTGTAAAGTCTAGTCAGAACAAGGTGTGCTTCACTTCGGTCCTGGTTCCAAGCTACTCGTTCTACCTGTCCTTTGAGAACAGCATCTGTAACGATTACATAACGGAAAAG CTTTGGAACGCCCTGCAGTACGGCCTGGTGCCTGTCGTGTATGGAGGAGCCAACTACTCGGCCCTTCTTCCTCCCAATTCCTACATTGACGCCAACACATTAAAACCGGAAGACCTCGCCAAGCTActtaaaag tattgcgGCTTCCCCTCGAGAGTACGGCCGTTACCACCTATGGAGACTTTATTGGAAAGTAGTACAAATGTGGCCTCACTGTGAACTATGCTACAAGTTACACAACGACCATAATGTTACCATTTACTCAAACGTGTATAGCTGGTGGGGCACCGTTGGGAAATGCAGGAGATCTACAATTATCtaa